The window ACGGTCAAGAATTGTCACATCCACAATGGGAAGTAACGGTTCAAATGCCAGTTTTAAAAATCGGTGCAAAATCACATTGGTGCGATCTGGTATTTCATCCATTACTACAACGCATTATTACTTGCGTAGCACTACCCAATCTATATTGCGATGGTCTCCGACCGGCCTTTGGCCATCGCCCTTTGATCATATTCAACCCGTAGAGTCTCTAAATCCCGAGGACAATCTCTAAGCACAGCCTCGTCCGTTGTCTGCAAATCGCAGGGAGCGTAACAGCCCGCGATTAAGCGGACAGCAGTAATATTTGTATCATCACCATTATAGCCATTCCTACTCTAATGAGATACGGTAACAACAATGAGAGAACCAGTTACGAATGTTCTCAAGAGAGATTTGGTTGAAAGCCGATTCAAGAGCCAAGGCGAGGTCAGGATAATTACGGGCCTTGATCGACCGTAAAATCTGCTTAATTTTAGACCAGGCATTTTCAATGGGGGAGAAATCAGGAGAATAGCGGGGTAAATAAATCAAAGTAGCTCCCGCTTGTTCAATCAAAGCTCTGATCTCAGCTCCCTTATGAATCGAGCAATTATCCATTAAGACAAAGGCTCCCGGCCATAACTGCGGCACTAATCGCTGAGCA of the Neosynechococcus sphagnicola sy1 genome contains:
- a CDS encoding IS630 family transposase, whose translation is MQLERFDYWQIIRAFDPKNLIFIDESGVNLCLNRLLARALKGQRARGNRPSSRGKNVSVIGALSLKGVIAQVSLLGAIDGLTFEAFIAQRLVPQLWPGAFVLMDNCSIHKGAEIRALIEQAGATLIYLPRYSPDFSPIENAWSKIKQILRSIKARNYPDLALALESAFNQISLENIRNWFSHCCYRISLE